The window ACCTGAAAGGATTACTGGAAGGCAATGAATTATTGATCATCGCCGGTAGTTTTGTTGTATGGTCGTTATTCTCATATGTATACATGAACATCATTAAAAAAAACATACTGGTATTGGTTATCATTATAGGTACTTTCGGACTGGCCCTGGCCTTCTCCGGAAATGACCTCGTAAACTTTATCGGGGTGCCAATGGCTGCATACCACTCGTACGAGGCATGGACAGCTTCAGGAATGGACGCATCAGCATATTCAATGGGCGCACTTTCCGAGAAAGTCCCTACAGAACCCTTATTATTGTTCATCGCCGGCGCTATCATGGTTCTCACCCTTTGGTTCTCCAAGAAAGCGAAACGCGTAACCGAAACCGAAATCGGATTATCCAGACAAGACGAAGGCCAGGAGAAGTTCCAGCCCAACTTGCTGTCCAGAACAATTGTCAGAAGTGCCACAAAGGCAAGCCAGGCTATTTCTCATATGCTTCCTGAAAAGATTAGGGTCAAAATTGAAAAACAATTTGAAAAACCTGTTATCAACATCAGAAAGGACAAAGACTACGAACTTCCTGCTTTCGATATGATCCGTGCTTCGGTAAACCTAATGATTGCCGGGGTTCTTATTTCTATCGCCACATCACTTAAACTCCCTCTATCGACCACCTACGTTACATTTATGGTAGCCATGGGCTCTTCGTTGGCAGACCGTGCATGGGGTAGAGAAAGTGCCGTATACAGAGTGGCCGGCGTATTTAACGTTATCGGAGGATGGTTCTTCACCGCATTTTCTGCTTTTGTTGCCGCAGCTACAATGGCATATATTATCTATATTGGAGGACCGGCTGCCATAGCTATCCTTCTCTTCTTCGCTGTTGTGTTATTGGTCAGAAACTATGTCAATTACAAAAAAGCTTCAAAAGAGATAAAAGCAGAAGACAGCCTAAAAAGATCTGAAAGCAGTTCAATTCAGGGAGTTATCGAAGAGAGTGCCGATAATATTGCCACCGTGGCAAAAAGAAGCAACAAGATCTTTTCTTCTGCCATTACAGGGCTCTCTAAAGAAGATCTTAAGGAATTAAAAAAATGTAAAAAGGGGATTGCCAAGCTTTCTGCTGAAGTCGACGAATTAAGGGACAGCATCTTCTATTTTATTAAAAACCTTGACGAATCGAGTGTCGGGGCAAGTAACTTTTACATCAGTGCTGTTGGCTACTTACAAGACATGACGCAATCTCTTGAATACATCGGAAAGACCAATTATAAGCACGTTAACAACAACCACAAAAAACTCAAATTCAACCAGATCAAAGACCTGTTAGAGATCCAGAAACAGATAACAGATCTGTTCGATAAAATCGAAACCACATTTAACGACCGTTCATTCGAGAATATCGAACAGATTTTGGATAACGAAAAAGGCCTGTTAGAGAATGTCTCTGAAAAAATACAGAAACAGGTATCCAGAACAAGGACTGAAGAATCAAGCCCAAAGAACACCACGCTATACTTTGGCCTTTTAATGGAAACAAAAGACCTGATCAATGCAGTCATGGATCTGCTGGAGCTATATTACAAAGAGCACGACAGCTCGGTTCCGGCGCCTAAATTAGAAGAAGTGAACGAAGACAAATAATTATAAAAAAAGGCTCTCGATCGAGAGCCTTTTTTTATAATTATTCTTCAGTAGAATTCCCTATTTGATTAAACTCCCCGAACAACCTCTTTTTCCTTTCAAACTCCTGCACGTCCACCACATAGGTTTTAGACAAAGAATCGTGCCACCCCCTTCCCGTTGCACCTAGATATGAAAAGGCATCGAAAGGGATCATACGACTGAACGACCTTCCCAGGATAGCCAAAGCGTCGGGAGTCTTACCCTGCTCATCAACCACTACCGTCCTTGTTATAAACTTCGCTATGGTCCTTCCTTTCAACAAAAGCTCCGACAAAAAATAAAGTACTCCGAAAAGTATTCCCGTCAGCAAGTAATCCTCTATCCAGCTTAAGTTTTCCAGCCACAGCGCCATATAGGACCCTTCTTCATACAAGATCACCAAAAGAAAAATAAACCCGTAAAACAACCCCATAAAAATAATGCGATCGATGATCAGGTTTGCTATTCTTTGCCCTTTTCCGGCATAAAGATCTTCTGTAACAACAAATCTATCATTCATAATTAATTGTTTTTAAGCAAAAAGCCCCTCTATATAGGGGCCTCTTCAATTTAAGGTTAAGTTTGACGGATATCATCTTTAAGAACCACACATAAGGCAATCATCGTCTTCATTATCGCGTGATTGTGCTAACATGGCTCTTAGCTCTTCCGGATCCATCGGTTCAATTTCCACTGCTTTTGGATCAACTGCATTCTGTGCTACGGGAGCAGCCGCAACAACAGGCTCTGACTTTTTGGTATTATCTAAAGTAAATTTAATAGCATCGACTGCCGACTTCGTTCTCAAATAGTACATGCCGGTTTTTAAGCCGCTCTTCCACGCATAGAAGTGCATAGAAGTCAGTTTAGCGAAAGTAGCCCCTTCCATAAACAAGTTAAGAGACTGAGACTGGTCGATAAAATAACTTCTCTGACGAGCCATATCTATAATATCCTTCATACTCATCTCCCAAACTGTTTTGTACAGGTCTTTAATATCCTGGGGGATGATATCAATATGCTGAATCGACCCGTTGGCTCTCATTAATTCCTGCTTCAACTGTTCATTCCACAAGCCAAGGTTCACCAGGTCTTCCAACAAATGCTTGTTTACTACAATAAACTCTCCCGAAAGCACCCTTCTTGTGTAAATATTTGAAGTATATGGCTCAAAACATTCATTATTCCCTAAAATCTGAGAGGTCGATGCCGTTGGCATAGGCGCCACTAGCAAAGAGTTCCTGACACCGTGTTTTTTAACATCTTTACGCAGTTTTTCCCAGTCCCATCTTCCGCTTAACTCCTGGTCTTTTACGCCCCACATATTATGCTGGAATTCACCTTCGGAGATCGGAGAACCTTTAAAAGTAGAATACGCCCCTTCTTCTTTTGCCATTTCCATGGAAGCCGTTACGGCTGCAAAGTATATCGTTTCAAAAATCTCCTGGTTTAATTGTTTTGCCTCGTCGCTGGTAAACGGCAAACGCATCATTATAAATGCATCGGCAAGCCCCTGGACACCCAAGCCTACGGGCCTGTGGCGCATATTAGAATTTTTGGCCTCTTCTACCGGGTAGTAATTCCTGTCGATCACCTTGTTTAAGTTCTTAGTAACTCGTTTGGTTACCCTGAACAATTCCTTATGATCGAATTCTCCCTTCTTCACAAACATAGGAAGCGCTATAGAAGCGAGGTTACAAACAGCAACTTCGTCGGGAGAGGTATATTCCATGATTTCAGTACACAAGTTTGAAGAACGTATAACACCTAAATTCTTCTGATTTGATTTCCTGTTCACAGAGTCCTTATAAAGCATGTAAGGCGTTCCTGTCTCTATTTGAGATTCCAGGATTTTCTCCCAAAGATCTCTTGCCTTAACCGTTTTACGTCCTTTATTCTCTCCCTCGTATTTTGAATATAATTTTTCAAACTCATCTCCATAAGTATCGCAC of the Zhouia spongiae genome contains:
- a CDS encoding inorganic phosphate transporter, with the protein product MENIYLLMIVALAVLAVADLVVGVSNDAVNFLNSAIGSKAISFRTIMIVASIGIFVGAVFSSGMMEVARKGIFVPEQFMFNEIMIIFMAVMITDILLLDFFNTLGMPTSTTVSIVFELLGAAVVMALIKVSTSETETLADISKYINSDKALMIISGILLSVVIAFTIGAIVQYVSRLIFSFHYNEKMKKFGFLFGGLALTAITYFIFMKGLKGTPYYKDLKGLLEGNELLIIAGSFVVWSLFSYVYMNIIKKNILVLVIIIGTFGLALAFSGNDLVNFIGVPMAAYHSYEAWTASGMDASAYSMGALSEKVPTEPLLLFIAGAIMVLTLWFSKKAKRVTETEIGLSRQDEGQEKFQPNLLSRTIVRSATKASQAISHMLPEKIRVKIEKQFEKPVINIRKDKDYELPAFDMIRASVNLMIAGVLISIATSLKLPLSTTYVTFMVAMGSSLADRAWGRESAVYRVAGVFNVIGGWFFTAFSAFVAAATMAYIIYIGGPAAIAILLFFAVVLLVRNYVNYKKASKEIKAEDSLKRSESSSIQGVIEESADNIATVAKRSNKIFSSAITGLSKEDLKELKKCKKGIAKLSAEVDELRDSIFYFIKNLDESSVGASNFYISAVGYLQDMTQSLEYIGKTNYKHVNNNHKKLKFNQIKDLLEIQKQITDLFDKIETTFNDRSFENIEQILDNEKGLLENVSEKIQKQVSRTRTEESSPKNTTLYFGLLMETKDLINAVMDLLELYYKEHDSSVPAPKLEEVNEDK
- a CDS encoding ribonucleoside-diphosphate reductase subunit alpha; protein product: MYVIKRDGRKEPIMFDKITARVRKLCYGLNPLIDPVKVAMRVIEGLYDGVTTSELDNLAAEIAATMTTTHPDYAKLAARISVSNLHKNTKKSFSETMTDLYEYVNPRTGKEAPLIADDVYKVIMDNAETLDSTIIYNRDFGYDYFGFKTLERSYLLKINGKVAERPQHMLMRVSVGIHLNDIESAIETYELMSKKYFTHATPTLFNSGTPKPQMSSCFLLTMKEDSIDGIYDTLKQTAKISQSAGGIGLSIHNVRATGSYIAGTNGTSNGIVPMLRVFNDTARYVDQGGGKRKGSFAVYVEPWHADILDFLDLKKNHGKEEMRARDLFYAMWIPDLFMKRVEENGEWTLMCPNECPDLCDTYGDEFEKLYSKYEGENKGRKTVKARDLWEKILESQIETGTPYMLYKDSVNRKSNQKNLGVIRSSNLCTEIMEYTSPDEVAVCNLASIALPMFVKKGEFDHKELFRVTKRVTKNLNKVIDRNYYPVEEAKNSNMRHRPVGLGVQGLADAFIMMRLPFTSDEAKQLNQEIFETIYFAAVTASMEMAKEEGAYSTFKGSPISEGEFQHNMWGVKDQELSGRWDWEKLRKDVKKHGVRNSLLVAPMPTASTSQILGNNECFEPYTSNIYTRRVLSGEFIVVNKHLLEDLVNLGLWNEQLKQELMRANGSIQHIDIIPQDIKDLYKTVWEMSMKDIIDMARQRSYFIDQSQSLNLFMEGATFAKLTSMHFYAWKSGLKTGMYYLRTKSAVDAIKFTLDNTKKSEPVVAAAPVAQNAVDPKAVEIEPMDPEELRAMLAQSRDNEDDDCLMCGS
- a CDS encoding RDD family protein; this encodes MNDRFVVTEDLYAGKGQRIANLIIDRIIFMGLFYGFIFLLVILYEEGSYMALWLENLSWIEDYLLTGILFGVLYFLSELLLKGRTIAKFITRTVVVDEQGKTPDALAILGRSFSRMIPFDAFSYLGATGRGWHDSLSKTYVVDVQEFERKKRLFGEFNQIGNSTEE